From the Lathyrus oleraceus cultivar Zhongwan6 chromosome 4, CAAS_Psat_ZW6_1.0, whole genome shotgun sequence genome, one window contains:
- the LOC127138752 gene encoding cyprosin isoform X2 produces MLCYTLVENMEFKYFLTVMFLWALFKFLPFVTSDDGLMRVSLQRRNLDVNTLNSARIKEVFNHGGLRGVNDGNYLSTDIVYLKNYLDAQYFGEIGIGSPPQMFKVVFDTGSSNLWVPSSKCRLSIACYIHSKYRSKLSSTYTKNGTSCKIPFSRGYIPGFFSQDNLKVGNIIIRDQEFTEITKEGSLEFLAMHFDGILGLGFQDISVGQVKPVWYNMIEQGYMTQKIFSLWLNQNPDSNIGGEIVFGGIDWRHFRGDHTYVPVSQKGYWQIDVGDILLQNNSTGLCQGGCAAIIDSGTSLIAGPTSVVTQINHAIGAEGYVSYECKNIIHNYGDLIWEFITSGLRPEIICVDIGLCSRNGSRRMNDDIETMVDDENLDDSQQTRESPLCTLCDMIVFWVQVQLKQRNTRERILNYIDELCEKLPNPVGQSFINCDNIPTMPQIIFKIGNRSFPLSPEQYILRVEEGCSSVCYGGFVGIDVPPPQGPLWVLGDIFLGAYHTVFDYGNLRVGFAEAA; encoded by the exons ATGTTATGTTACACACTTGTTGAAAATATGGAGTTCAAGTATTTTCTAACTGTGATGTTCTTATGGGCTTTGTTCAAGTTTTTGCCTTTTGTAACTTCTGATGATGGGTTAATGAGAGTTAGTCTACAAAGAAGGAATTTAGATGTTAACACTCTTAATTCTGCAAGGATTAAGGAAGTTTTTAATCATGGAGGATTAAGAGGTGTTAATGATGGTAATTATTTATCAACTGATATAGTTTATTTAAAGAATTATCTTGATGCACAGTATTTTGGTGAAATTGGTATTGGATCACCTCCACAAATGTTCAAAGTTGTGTTTGATACTGGAAGCTCAAATCTTTGGGTCCCATCTTCCAAATGCAGATTGTCT ATTGCTTGCTATATACATTCTAAGTATAGGTCCAAGTTGTCTAGCACTTATACAAAAAATG GAACATCGTGCAAGATCCCGTTTAGCCGCGGGTACATTCCCGGCTTCTTCAGCCAAGATAATTTAAAAGTCGGGAATATCATCATCAGAGATCAG GAGTTTACTGAGATTACGAAGGAAGGATCGTTGGAATTTTTAGCAATGCATTTTGATGGGATACTTGGACTTGGATTTCAGGATATATCAGTTGGACAAGTCAAACCAGTGTG GTATAATATGATTGAACAAGGGTACATGACTCAAAAGATTTTCTCTCTTTGGCTAAACCAAAATCCAGATTCAAACATTGGTGGTGAGATTGTCTTTGGTGGTATTGATTGGAGACACTTTAGGGGTGACCATACTTATGTTCCTGTTTCCCAAAAGGGCTATTGGCAG ATTGATGTTGGAGACATTCTCCTTCAAAACAACTCAACAGGATTATGTCAAGGAGGTTGTGCTGCGATTATTGACTCTGGAACATCGTTGATTGCTGGTCCAACC AGCGTTGTTACTCAAATTAACCACGCCATTGGAGCGGAAGGATACGTGAGTTATGAATGTAAAAACATCATTCATAACTACGGCGATTTGATATGGGAATTCATAACTTCCGGG TTAAGACCTGAAATTATATGCGTTGACATTGGACTCTGCTCGCGTAACGGATCACGTAGAATGAA TGATGATATTGAAACAATGGTAGACGATGAAAACTTGGATGATTCGCAACAAACTAGAGAGAGTCCCTTGTGTACATTATGCGACATGATTGTCTTTTGGGTTCAGGTTCAGCTTAAGCAGAGGAACACAAGAGAAAGAATATTAAATTACATTGATGAG CTATGCGAGAAGCTTCCGAATCCGGTGGGACAATCATTTATAAACTGTGATAATATTCCAACAATGCCGCAAATTATATTCAAGATTGGAAACAGATCATTTCCGCTATCTCCAGAACAG TATATTCTAAGAGTTGAAGAAGGGTGTTCTAGTGTGTGTTATGGAGGTTTTGTTGGTATAGATGTGCCTCCTCCACAGGGTCCTTTATG GGTTCTTGGAGATATATTTTTGGGGGCATACCATACAGTTTTTGATTATGGAAATCTTCGTGTAGGATTTGCTGAAGCTGCGTAG
- the LOC127138752 gene encoding cyprosin isoform X1 → MLCYTLVENMEFKYFLTVMFLWALFKFLPFVTSDDGLMRVSLQRRNLDVNTLNSARIKEVFNHGGLRGVNDGNYLSTDIVYLKNYLDAQYFGEIGIGSPPQMFKVVFDTGSSNLWVPSSKCRLSIACYIHSKYRSKLSSTYTKNGTSCKIPFSRGYIPGFFSQDNLKVGNIIIRDQEFTEITKEGSLEFLAMHFDGILGLGFQDISVGQVKPVWYNMIEQGYMTQKIFSLWLNQNPDSNIGGEIVFGGIDWRHFRGDHTYVPVSQKGYWQIDVGDILLQNNSTGLCQGGCAAIIDSGTSLIAGPTSVVTQINHAIGAEGYVSYECKNIIHNYGDLIWEFITSGLRPEIICVDIGLCSRNGSRRMKYHDDIETMVDDENLDDSQQTRESPLCTLCDMIVFWVQVQLKQRNTRERILNYIDELCEKLPNPVGQSFINCDNIPTMPQIIFKIGNRSFPLSPEQYILRVEEGCSSVCYGGFVGIDVPPPQGPLWVLGDIFLGAYHTVFDYGNLRVGFAEAA, encoded by the exons ATGTTATGTTACACACTTGTTGAAAATATGGAGTTCAAGTATTTTCTAACTGTGATGTTCTTATGGGCTTTGTTCAAGTTTTTGCCTTTTGTAACTTCTGATGATGGGTTAATGAGAGTTAGTCTACAAAGAAGGAATTTAGATGTTAACACTCTTAATTCTGCAAGGATTAAGGAAGTTTTTAATCATGGAGGATTAAGAGGTGTTAATGATGGTAATTATTTATCAACTGATATAGTTTATTTAAAGAATTATCTTGATGCACAGTATTTTGGTGAAATTGGTATTGGATCACCTCCACAAATGTTCAAAGTTGTGTTTGATACTGGAAGCTCAAATCTTTGGGTCCCATCTTCCAAATGCAGATTGTCT ATTGCTTGCTATATACATTCTAAGTATAGGTCCAAGTTGTCTAGCACTTATACAAAAAATG GAACATCGTGCAAGATCCCGTTTAGCCGCGGGTACATTCCCGGCTTCTTCAGCCAAGATAATTTAAAAGTCGGGAATATCATCATCAGAGATCAG GAGTTTACTGAGATTACGAAGGAAGGATCGTTGGAATTTTTAGCAATGCATTTTGATGGGATACTTGGACTTGGATTTCAGGATATATCAGTTGGACAAGTCAAACCAGTGTG GTATAATATGATTGAACAAGGGTACATGACTCAAAAGATTTTCTCTCTTTGGCTAAACCAAAATCCAGATTCAAACATTGGTGGTGAGATTGTCTTTGGTGGTATTGATTGGAGACACTTTAGGGGTGACCATACTTATGTTCCTGTTTCCCAAAAGGGCTATTGGCAG ATTGATGTTGGAGACATTCTCCTTCAAAACAACTCAACAGGATTATGTCAAGGAGGTTGTGCTGCGATTATTGACTCTGGAACATCGTTGATTGCTGGTCCAACC AGCGTTGTTACTCAAATTAACCACGCCATTGGAGCGGAAGGATACGTGAGTTATGAATGTAAAAACATCATTCATAACTACGGCGATTTGATATGGGAATTCATAACTTCCGGG TTAAGACCTGAAATTATATGCGTTGACATTGGACTCTGCTCGCGTAACGGATCACGTAGAATGAAGTACCA TGATGATATTGAAACAATGGTAGACGATGAAAACTTGGATGATTCGCAACAAACTAGAGAGAGTCCCTTGTGTACATTATGCGACATGATTGTCTTTTGGGTTCAGGTTCAGCTTAAGCAGAGGAACACAAGAGAAAGAATATTAAATTACATTGATGAG CTATGCGAGAAGCTTCCGAATCCGGTGGGACAATCATTTATAAACTGTGATAATATTCCAACAATGCCGCAAATTATATTCAAGATTGGAAACAGATCATTTCCGCTATCTCCAGAACAG TATATTCTAAGAGTTGAAGAAGGGTGTTCTAGTGTGTGTTATGGAGGTTTTGTTGGTATAGATGTGCCTCCTCCACAGGGTCCTTTATG GGTTCTTGGAGATATATTTTTGGGGGCATACCATACAGTTTTTGATTATGGAAATCTTCGTGTAGGATTTGCTGAAGCTGCGTAG
- the LOC127138751 gene encoding rhomboid-like protein 14, mitochondrial, giving the protein MEANTGRGISRGMLPLLALHTFTEYYRSDSKPPVTAALIAANTLIYLRPNFLRPLIPHIDHVWFNPHLILKNKDLQRFFLSPFYHIGDSHLVYNMISLLWKGIQLENSMGSLEFASTVASLLALSQSVTLILSKSLLIFFDYERSYYYEYSVGFSGVLFAMKVVLNSQSDNYTNVYGVLVPSRYAAWAELFLIQMSVPGVSFIGHLSGILAGLVYLRLRRNYSGSNPLSSIFKGFGSLLRWPVRFLGNLFGFRMGRITGRGTVGRAGRNVNARPAVDWRCQDCTYDNSGLLNVCEMCGTSRGSSSLQRDRRDSYYDSDGLSMDELRRRRIERFGR; this is encoded by the exons ATGGAAGCAAACACCGGAAGAGGAATTTCGCGGGGAATGCTGCCATTACTAGCTCTTCATACCTTCACCGAATATTACAGATCGGATTCAAAACCTCCCGTCACCGCCGCCCTCATCGCCGCCAACACTCTCATCTATCTCCGACCTAATTTCCTCCGTCCCCTCATTCCACACATCGATCATGTCTGGTTCAATCCCCACCTCATCCTCAAG AACAAGGATCTACAACGATTCTTCTTATCGCCGTTCTACCATATCGGAGATTCTCACCTCGTTTACAACATGATTTCTCTTCTCTGGAAAGGTAttcaattagaaaactccatgGGAAGTCTCGAATTCGCTTCTACCGTAGCTTCTCTTCTCGCTTTATCACAGAGTGTAACCCTAATTCTATCCAAATCGTTGCTTATTTTCTTCGATTACGAAAGATCTTACTACTACGAATACTCCGTTGGTTTCTCCGGCGTTCTATTCGCTATGAAAGTAGTTCTCAATTCACAATCGGATAATTACACTAATGTTTACGGTGTTTTAGTTCCGTCGCGTTATGCGGCTTGGGCTGAGTTGTTTCTTATTCAAATGTCTGTGCCTGGTGTATCGTTTATTGGTCATCTTAGTGGTATACTTGCTGGACTTGTTTATCTAAGGTTGAGACGGAATTATTCGGGTTCGAATCCGTTGAGTTCTATTTTCAAGGGTTTTGGTTCTTTGTTGAGATGGCCTGTGAGGTTTTTGGGTAATTTGTTTGGGTTTCGGATGGGGCGGATTACTGGTAGGGGGACTGTTGGACGGGCGGGGAGGAATGTGAATGCTCGCCCGGCTGTTGATTGGAGATGCCAGGATTGTACTTATGATAATTCTGGTTTGTTGAATGTTTGTGAGATGTGTGGTACTAGTAGGGGTTCTTCTTCTTTACAACGGGATCGCCGGGATAGTTATTATGATTCTGATGGTCTTTCTATGGATGAATTGCGCCGCAGGAGAATCGAAAGATTTGGTAGGTGA